From the genome of Nicotiana sylvestris chromosome 2, ASM39365v2, whole genome shotgun sequence, one region includes:
- the LOC138886260 gene encoding uncharacterized protein yields the protein MAPYVALCGRLCRSPVGWFEPDEAKLLGTDLVQYALDKVKLIQDRLRMAQSRQKSYTDQKLRDIFYMVREKVLLKVSPMKGIMRFGKKDKLSPRYIRPFEVLQRIAEVAYKLALPPSMLNVHLVFHVSLLRKYVGDPSHVLDFSTIQLDGDLTYDMEPVTILGWHV from the coding sequence atggctccatatgtgGCTTTGTGTGGGAGGCTGTGtcggtctccagtgggttggtttgagccggatgAGGCTAAGCTATTGGGCACTGACTTGGTTCAatatgctttggacaaggttaaattgattcaggatcggCTTCGTATGgcgcagtctagacagaagagttataccGATCAGAAGCTTCGTGATATTTTTTACATGGTTAGGGAGAAGGTACTGctcaaggtttcacccatgaagggtattatgaggttcgggaagaaggacaAGTTAAGCCCTCGGTATATTAGGccatttgaggtgcttcagaggattgcagaggtggcttacaagcttgccttACCGCCTAGCATGTTGAATgttcatctagtatttcatgtttctctGCTTCGGAAGTATgtcggtgatccgtctcatgttttggatttcagcacgattcaattggatggtgatttgacttatgatatggagccggTGACAATTTTGGGTTGGCATGTTTGA